In a genomic window of Corynebacterium coyleae:
- a CDS encoding RNA polymerase sigma factor codes for MSRNDEGYITELALRAGRGDKAALTEFIRLTQDDVWRLLAHLAGPQHADDLTQETYLRVLGSLPRFQARSSARTWLLSLARRAWVDSVRHDMARPRKSAAEYETVAASDPSPDNSNTWGDVIDARSLLDDLPAERREALVLTQVLGYTYEEAAKIAGVRVGTIRSRVARARRDIIAGTE; via the coding sequence GTGAGCAGGAACGACGAAGGCTACATCACCGAACTGGCGCTACGCGCCGGCCGCGGTGACAAAGCCGCGCTCACCGAATTCATCCGGCTCACCCAAGACGACGTATGGCGCCTGCTCGCCCACCTGGCTGGCCCCCAACACGCCGACGACCTCACCCAAGAGACCTACCTGCGCGTCCTCGGGTCCCTGCCGCGCTTCCAGGCGCGGTCGTCCGCCCGCACATGGTTGCTCTCGCTCGCGCGGCGGGCCTGGGTCGACTCCGTCCGCCACGACATGGCACGGCCCCGCAAATCCGCCGCCGAATACGAAACCGTCGCCGCCTCCGACCCCAGCCCCGACAACTCCAACACATGGGGCGACGTCATCGACGCACGCTCGCTTCTCGACGACCTCCCCGCCGAACGCCGCGAAGCCCTCGTATTAACCCAGGTCCTGGGCTACACCTACGAGGAAGCCGCGAAGATCGCAGGGGTGCGCGTGGGCACCATCCGATCCCGGGTTGCGCGGGCCCGTCGCGACATCATCGCTGGCACCGAGTAA